The genomic region GGAAGTATGCGGGGCCAGGACACGGAGAAGCGATATGCCTCAAGGCCAAGTTCCTTCATCAGGGCGATGTCCTCGCGCCAGCGGTGGTAGTGGTCACAGGCCACATCGCCGGTGCTGCCATCTTCAATGGTGCCATGGGTGTGGGAGAAGCGATCCCAGATCGATTCGCCCTTACCATCATCGTTCCATGCACCCTCTATCTGGTACGCCGATGTGGCTGCCCCCCAGATAAAGCCATCGGGGAAGCTAAGAAACCCAGGTCGCATCAAATATCCTCCTATTTGCAACTGACAATAGCAGCTAGCACCGTTTTGACTGTTCTTTGGTATAGACGCCAGAATCGGCCTTCTGGGCATGGTTGGCGCATAGCGCTATCATACCTTCGGGATTATGATGCTGATACTCTCTCCAAGGCGGATCAAAGTGATGCCATGTCAAGAACGGGCTGCCGCAACCGGGGACGGGGCAACCATAATTCACTTCTTGCCGCAACGTCTTGCATACGCTCGCTGGTGGTTTTCTGTTCATTTTTTTTGTTGTATCAATATTGCCCAATAGCTTCCAAGACGAATCAAGCATTGGCCTGATCCAGCTGCTACTCTTGTTTTCCACTCTTTACACTATCGTATATTCCTTGGGCCTCTTCCGGGGTGGCATTTTCGTGAATGATGGCGCGCAGCGCACGGATCATTGCCACCGGATAGTCGTTCTGCCATACGTTCCTGCCCAGGTTCACCCCCACCGCCCCCCTCTGAATGCCGTCGTGGACAAAGTCGAACACCTCACGCTCCGTATCCACCTGGGGACCGCCAGCTATAACCACCGGAACGGGACAACCCGCGGTAATCTTCTCAAAGCCCTCACACCAGTAGGTTTTTACCACACGTGCGCCCAGCTCGGCGGCGATGCGACTGCACAGAGCAAGGTAGCGGGCGTCTCGCTTCTCCAGCTCTTTGCCCACAGCGGTAACCGCCATCACCGGAATGCCGTACTTCTCTCCCTCGTCGACCAGCTTGGACAGGTTCAGTAGCGATTCACGCTCATAGTCACTGCCGACAAAGATGGAGATGCCTACAGCAGCCACATTAAGCCGAATAGCCTCCTCCATGGAGGTCGTGATACCTTCATTGGCCAGGTCTTTTCCCACCATGCTGGTGCCTCCGGAAACCCTGAGGATGACCGGCTTAGCGCTATCGGGCTCTATCGATGAGCGCAATACACCCCTGGTAACAAAAACGGCGTCGCAGTAAGGGAGGAGTGGCTTTAGAGTATCGCTCGGTTTCTCCAATTTTCGGGTAGGCCCCTGGAAATACCCATGATCGATGGGCATAAAAAGACAGCGGCCGTCCGATTGGATAAGCTGCGCCATGCGGTTTTTCATTCCCCAATCCATGCTGAGAATCCCCCTTTTCAAGCGGTGTGCCCGTAGTTTAGTGATTCGATTGCGTTTAGTCAAGTCGCTTTTGATACCTTTTTACAACCCAGCATTCCTATTGCCAGCGGCAACACTGAAGATGAAAAAGATAAGTTAGCCAACGTATTGCGCGAAATATTATTCTCGTGGAAATTGTAAAAGCGTCAAAAAAGACACCTCACCATAAAAGCAAGGTGCCTTTTTAAAAACAGTGTTATATATCTACCGTCGGTCGCTGTCCCTAGTCCGAAGAGGGCAGCGGCCTGGGCTCCTGGATCTCCATTTCCTTATCGCAACAAATGACCGAACCGTCGCCAGCCTTTACACACAATACCTCTGTCTGGCATACCGAGCATTTAAACCGCTTACCCAGTTGATTTGCCACTGGCCATTCCTCCTTTTTCTACATACCTACTTCTTTAGGGTCATTGGCTGACCGCAGCAAGTTAGCTTGCCTTGGCCCGCCTTGGTAACAATGAATTCTGTGCCGCACTTCTCACAGAAGTATCTCTTGCCCACTTCGTTCGCCAATTTAACACCACCTTCCGATATCTATAAGTCCTCAATAATTATAGCCTGCCTCCAAAGCTAGGTCAACACCTCTTAATGGCGCAGCCCCAGCTTTAATCCCGGTCATAAGAGACACCTCTAATGAGGTGCCAATCGCTCAGTGGCCAGTAGACAAGCCATGCCCTGCCGGTAACGTTCTCCCGCGGCAGCATTCCCCACCCGCGGGA from Dehalococcoidia bacterium harbors:
- a CDS encoding desulfoferrodoxin; the encoded protein is MANQLGKRFKCSVCQTEVLCVKAGDGSVICCDKEMEIQEPRPLPSSD
- the lsrF gene encoding 3-hydroxy-5-phosphonooxypentane-2,4-dione thiolase, translated to MTKRNRITKLRAHRLKRGILSMDWGMKNRMAQLIQSDGRCLFMPIDHGYFQGPTRKLEKPSDTLKPLLPYCDAVFVTRGVLRSSIEPDSAKPVILRVSGGTSMVGKDLANEGITTSMEEAIRLNVAAVGISIFVGSDYERESLLNLSKLVDEGEKYGIPVMAVTAVGKELEKRDARYLALCSRIAAELGARVVKTYWCEGFEKITAGCPVPVVIAGGPQVDTEREVFDFVHDGIQRGAVGVNLGRNVWQNDYPVAMIRALRAIIHENATPEEAQGIYDSVKSGKQE